Proteins from one Shewanella pealeana ATCC 700345 genomic window:
- a CDS encoding TetR/AcrR family transcriptional regulator yields MINSPVLSRSEQKRGQILQAAKELFCEHGFPNTSMDEVAKLAGVSKQTVYSHFGCKDDLFVASIESKCLVHGVNQEVFADPKAPEQSLMLFAKHFGEVITSPEAVTVFKACVSQADTHPEISELFYSAGPQHILGLLRDYLTRVSLLGNYQFTQPHDCAVRLCLMIFGEVRMRLDLGLDVSELLDGRERYINETVEMFLRAYKVC; encoded by the coding sequence TTGATTAATTCACCAGTATTGAGTCGAAGCGAGCAGAAGAGAGGGCAGATCTTACAGGCTGCGAAGGAGCTTTTTTGTGAGCATGGCTTTCCCAATACCAGCATGGATGAAGTGGCTAAATTAGCCGGTGTATCAAAGCAGACGGTTTATTCTCACTTTGGCTGTAAAGACGATCTGTTTGTGGCATCGATTGAATCTAAGTGTTTGGTCCATGGCGTCAACCAAGAGGTGTTTGCCGATCCCAAGGCGCCAGAACAGAGCCTGATGTTATTCGCTAAGCACTTTGGCGAGGTGATCACCAGTCCCGAAGCGGTTACCGTATTTAAAGCCTGTGTTTCACAAGCAGACACTCATCCAGAGATCTCTGAGCTGTTCTATAGCGCCGGACCTCAGCATATTTTAGGCTTGTTGCGGGATTATCTAACAAGGGTGTCTTTGCTCGGTAATTATCAGTTTACTCAGCCCCATGACTGCGCGGTAAGGCTCTGTCTGATGATATTTGGAGAAGTGCGAATGAGATTGGATCTCGGACTAGATGTGAGCGAGCTACTCGATGGAAGAGAGCGCTATATCAATGAAACTGTAGAGATGTTTTTAAGGGCCTATAAAGTCTGTTAG
- a CDS encoding cytochrome ubiquinol oxidase subunit I — protein MILEEVVELSRFQFAMTAMYHFLFVPLTLGLAFLLAIMESLYVMTNKQIYKDMTKFWGKLFGINFALGVATGLAMEFQFGTNWSYYSHYVGDIFGAPLAIEGLMAFFLESTLVGMFFFGWDRFSKRQHLAVTWLVALGSNMSALWILVANGWMQNPVGSTFNYETMRMEMTSWGEVLFNPVAQVKFVHTVASGYVAGAMFVLAISAYYILKKRDLPFARRSFAIAASFGMASILSVIVLGDESGYKVGEVQRVKLAAIEAEWHTEPAPAAFTAVGFPNQETQETDFAVKIPYAMGIIATRSLDEQVTGIKDLIAEHEVRIRNGMVAYGLLEQLRNGNETPEIRAAFEEAKVDLGYGLLLKRYTDKVVDATDEQIKAAADDSIPNVAPMFWSFRVMVGAGMVMLFVFAAAFWQSTRHQIEEKPWVLKAALYSLPLPWIAIECGWFVAEYGRQPWTISEVLPTFMSASSLSVGDLMFSIVSIMLFYTILLVIELFLMIKFARIGPSCLKTGRYHFEKLDA, from the coding sequence ATGATTTTAGAAGAGGTTGTTGAGCTGTCGCGTTTCCAGTTTGCGATGACGGCCATGTATCACTTCCTATTTGTTCCCTTGACCTTGGGGTTAGCATTCTTGCTAGCCATTATGGAATCACTTTATGTGATGACCAATAAGCAAATCTATAAAGATATGACCAAGTTCTGGGGTAAGTTATTCGGTATCAACTTTGCACTTGGCGTTGCAACCGGTTTGGCCATGGAGTTCCAGTTCGGAACTAACTGGTCATACTATTCGCATTACGTCGGTGACATTTTTGGTGCACCACTTGCTATTGAAGGCCTGATGGCATTCTTCCTAGAATCGACTCTAGTGGGTATGTTCTTCTTTGGTTGGGACCGTTTCAGCAAGCGTCAGCATTTAGCTGTAACTTGGTTAGTTGCGCTAGGTTCTAACATGTCTGCATTATGGATCTTAGTGGCTAACGGCTGGATGCAAAACCCAGTAGGTAGCACATTCAACTACGAAACCATGCGAATGGAAATGACCAGCTGGGGTGAAGTGTTATTTAACCCCGTTGCACAGGTGAAGTTTGTTCACACTGTGGCGTCAGGCTACGTAGCGGGTGCGATGTTCGTTCTAGCTATCAGTGCTTACTACATTCTGAAGAAGCGTGACCTACCGTTTGCACGTCGCTCATTTGCGATTGCAGCAAGTTTCGGTATGGCATCGATCTTGTCTGTAATCGTTCTTGGTGACGAATCTGGCTACAAGGTGGGTGAAGTTCAGCGTGTTAAGTTAGCGGCAATTGAAGCTGAATGGCACACTGAGCCAGCTCCAGCAGCATTTACTGCAGTTGGTTTCCCAAATCAAGAAACTCAAGAAACAGACTTCGCGGTTAAAATTCCTTATGCAATGGGTATCATTGCGACTCGTTCACTTGATGAGCAAGTAACAGGTATTAAGGATCTGATTGCTGAGCACGAAGTGCGTATTCGTAATGGTATGGTGGCATACGGTCTACTTGAGCAATTACGTAACGGTAATGAAACTCCAGAGATCCGCGCGGCATTTGAAGAAGCAAAAGTTGACCTAGGTTACGGTCTACTACTGAAGCGTTATACCGATAAAGTGGTTGATGCGACAGATGAGCAGATTAAAGCTGCAGCTGATGATTCTATTCCAAACGTAGCACCTATGTTCTGGTCTTTCCGCGTCATGGTTGGTGCGGGTATGGTGATGTTATTCGTGTTTGCTGCAGCATTCTGGCAGAGCACGCGTCATCAAATCGAAGAGAAACCATGGGTTCTAAAAGCGGCACTTTACAGCTTACCACTACCGTGGATTGCAATTGAGTGTGGTTGGTTTGTGGCTGAATACGGTCGTCAACCTTGGACGATTTCTGAAGTGTTACCGACATTCATGTCAGCCTCTAGCTTGTCAGTGGGCGACCTAATGTTCAGTATCGTTTCTATCATGCTGTTCTATACCATCTTGCTAGTGATTGAACTGTTCTTAATGATTAAGTTCGCACGTATTGGCCCAAGCTGTTTGAAGACGGGTCGCTATCACTTTGAAAAGCTTGATGCCTAA
- the cydB gene encoding cytochrome d ubiquinol oxidase subunit II, producing the protein MFDYEMLRFIWWALIGVLFIGFAVTDGFDMGVGALLPIIGKDDTDRRIMINSIAPHWDGNQVWLITAGGALFAAWPMVYGVSFSGFYVAMMLTLFALFLRPVGFDYRSKIEDPRWRKSWDWALFVGGFVPPLIIGVAFGNLLQGVPFNFDEYLRATYHGGFFGLLNGFGILAGLVSVSMFMLQGSTWLQMKTEGELRVRAAKMSQLLSVALFVFFGAAGVWLVNGIDGYVITSAIDTYGVSDPTLKTVSVEAGAWLVNYDKYPLTMAFPVIGLLMPILVLLCSRLNRSGFAFFFSSLGIAAVILTCGAAMFPFVMPSSLEPNVSLTMWDATASEMSLTVMTWAAIIFVPIVLSYTVWTYLKMFGRLSRDFIQKNKTSLY; encoded by the coding sequence ATGTTTGATTATGAAATGTTAAGATTCATCTGGTGGGCACTGATTGGTGTGCTTTTCATCGGATTCGCTGTTACCGACGGCTTCGATATGGGTGTAGGTGCCTTATTACCGATTATCGGTAAAGACGACACCGACCGCCGTATTATGATTAACTCGATTGCGCCGCACTGGGATGGCAACCAAGTTTGGTTGATCACCGCTGGTGGTGCATTGTTCGCAGCTTGGCCTATGGTCTACGGTGTGTCTTTCTCAGGCTTCTACGTGGCAATGATGCTGACTCTGTTTGCATTGTTCCTACGTCCTGTAGGCTTTGACTACCGTTCAAAGATTGAAGATCCAAGATGGCGTAAGTCTTGGGACTGGGCACTGTTTGTGGGTGGTTTTGTTCCGCCGCTAATTATCGGTGTTGCCTTTGGTAACTTGCTACAAGGTGTTCCGTTTAACTTCGACGAATACTTACGTGCAACCTACCACGGTGGTTTCTTCGGTCTACTTAATGGCTTTGGTATTCTAGCTGGCTTAGTGAGCGTGAGCATGTTTATGCTACAAGGTTCAACTTGGTTACAGATGAAGACTGAAGGCGAGCTACGCGTTCGTGCTGCTAAGATGTCGCAGCTGCTATCAGTAGCGCTATTCGTATTCTTTGGCGCTGCTGGTGTATGGCTAGTTAACGGTATTGACGGTTACGTGATTACCTCTGCTATCGATACGTATGGCGTTTCTGACCCAACCCTTAAAACGGTTTCAGTTGAAGCGGGTGCTTGGTTAGTGAACTACGATAAGTACCCACTTACAATGGCGTTCCCTGTGATTGGCCTACTTATGCCTATCTTAGTGTTGCTATGTAGCCGCTTGAACCGCTCAGGTTTTGCGTTCTTCTTTAGCTCATTAGGCATTGCAGCGGTAATTCTAACGTGTGGCGCAGCTATGTTCCCATTCGTTATGCCATCATCTCTAGAGCCAAACGTGAGTTTGACTATGTGGGATGCTACTGCGAGTGAGATGTCATTAACTGTAATGACATGGGCTGCAATTATCTTTGTACCGATTGTACTTAGCTATACTGTTTGGACTTACTTGAAGATGTTTGGTCGCTTATCTCGCGATTTCATCCAAAAGAACAAGACCTCACTTTACTAA
- a CDS encoding efflux RND transporter permease subunit has product MVKSLVENGRLISLVIALLIVAGFGAISSLPRMEDPEITNRFASVITHYPGASAERVEALVTEVLESELRRLEELKLVQSTSRPGISVIQLELKDDVIETAPVWSRARDLIADAKGLLPQSAQNTTLDDQLGYANTAILGVVWRGSGVVRTDMLNRYAKELQSRLRLLSGTDFVNLYGQPAEEILVQLDGNKVNQLQLSAKTIAQILQNADAKVSAGEINNQQFRALVEVSGELDSLARISQVPLKVTASGQIIRLADIATISRQPKEPANSIALIDQEQGVMVAARMLSNTRVDLWLEKVRTAVEELQTSIPANIEIQWLFDQEGYTTERLSDLVGSLLLGFLIILAVLMLTLGLRNALIVALSLPLTALFTLACMKYIGLPIHQMSVTGLVVALGIMVDNAIVIVDAISQRRQKGTDRLTAVKETLQHLWLPLAGSTITTMLAFAPIVLMPGAAGEFVGGIAISVMFALLGSFIISHTIIAGLAGRFGVDGKSQHWYQHGINLPWLSDAFRQTLTLALARPLLAAIVIGVLPVMGFIAAGKMTEQFFPPSDRDMFQIEVYLAPHASIANTREQVSQIDADLRATAGITRIDWVVGGNAPSFYYNLLQRQQGASHYAQAMVKVSDFDTANKLIPQLQKTLDIRYPQAQIIVRKLEQGPPFNAPVEVRIFGPNLDQLKLLGEQVRKLLSETADVIHTRATLSAGAPKVWLQIDEDASLMSGLSLTDIAKQVEMATTGINGGSILEQTESLPVRVRLNDSTREEQTKLAEITLVSSQGKGIPLSAISSSEIEVSRGAIPRRDGQRVNTIEAYITSGVLPQTVVDSVSAKLSDIALPSGYRLELGGESAKRNEAVGNLMSNLVLVVTLLLATVVLSFNSFRLTAIILFSAMQSAGLGLLAVYSFGYPFGFTVIIGLLGLMGLAINAAIVILAELEEVPKARAGDKQTIVDLVTSCGRHIGSTTITTIGGFLPLIIAGGGFWPPFAIAIAGGTLLTTLLSLIWVPTMYHLLMRPKRLNQQSQNKQQLRQQHLSQQGLNQPV; this is encoded by the coding sequence ATGGTAAAATCATTAGTTGAGAACGGCCGCCTGATAAGCCTCGTCATTGCGCTGTTGATTGTTGCCGGGTTTGGCGCCATATCTAGCCTACCCCGCATGGAAGATCCTGAGATCACCAACCGTTTTGCATCGGTGATTACCCATTACCCCGGCGCCTCTGCCGAACGTGTCGAAGCCTTGGTTACTGAGGTGCTAGAAAGCGAACTCAGGCGATTAGAAGAGCTCAAGTTAGTGCAATCCACCTCTCGGCCGGGGATCTCTGTTATCCAGTTAGAGCTCAAAGATGATGTAATTGAAACAGCGCCGGTATGGTCACGGGCGCGTGACTTAATTGCCGATGCCAAAGGCTTGTTGCCACAATCGGCGCAAAACACCACATTAGATGACCAACTCGGCTATGCCAATACCGCGATATTGGGCGTTGTTTGGCGCGGCAGCGGCGTGGTGCGTACCGATATGTTGAATCGATATGCTAAGGAGCTACAGAGTCGGCTTCGTCTGCTCAGTGGCACCGATTTTGTCAATCTCTATGGCCAGCCGGCCGAAGAGATCTTGGTTCAGCTCGATGGAAACAAGGTCAATCAACTGCAGTTATCGGCTAAAACCATCGCGCAAATATTGCAAAATGCTGACGCTAAGGTGTCTGCCGGTGAGATCAATAATCAGCAGTTTCGCGCCTTAGTCGAAGTCTCTGGCGAACTCGACTCTCTCGCCCGTATTAGCCAGGTTCCACTTAAAGTCACTGCTAGCGGCCAAATAATCCGCCTCGCCGATATAGCGACTATCAGCCGTCAACCAAAAGAGCCAGCCAATAGCATTGCACTCATCGACCAAGAGCAAGGGGTAATGGTTGCGGCAAGAATGCTGAGCAATACCCGCGTCGATCTCTGGCTTGAAAAAGTCAGAACTGCCGTTGAAGAGCTACAAACCAGTATTCCGGCAAACATCGAGATCCAGTGGCTGTTCGATCAGGAGGGATACACCACCGAACGCCTAAGCGATCTCGTGGGTAGTCTACTGCTCGGCTTCTTAATTATCTTAGCCGTACTGATGCTGACACTGGGATTAAGAAACGCGCTCATCGTCGCGCTATCTCTACCGCTCACAGCGCTATTTACCTTAGCCTGTATGAAATATATCGGCTTGCCTATCCATCAAATGTCGGTCACAGGACTTGTGGTCGCACTGGGAATTATGGTCGATAACGCCATTGTCATCGTCGATGCGATTTCTCAGCGCCGCCAAAAAGGCACGGATAGACTCACAGCGGTAAAAGAAACCTTACAGCACCTTTGGTTACCTTTAGCCGGCTCGACGATTACCACCATGCTCGCCTTTGCGCCAATCGTGTTGATGCCAGGCGCTGCCGGTGAGTTTGTCGGCGGGATAGCCATCTCGGTGATGTTTGCCCTACTCGGCTCGTTTATTATCTCGCATACCATTATTGCCGGACTCGCGGGTCGCTTCGGTGTCGACGGTAAGAGCCAGCATTGGTATCAGCATGGCATCAATTTGCCATGGCTCAGCGACGCCTTTAGGCAAACGCTGACATTGGCGTTAGCACGGCCGTTACTTGCGGCCATCGTCATTGGCGTTCTGCCTGTTATGGGCTTTATTGCCGCTGGCAAGATGACCGAGCAATTCTTTCCGCCATCAGATAGAGACATGTTTCAGATTGAGGTCTACTTAGCGCCTCACGCTAGCATCGCCAATACCCGAGAGCAAGTTAGCCAGATTGATGCCGACCTACGCGCAACCGCTGGCATAACCCGCATTGATTGGGTCGTGGGCGGCAATGCGCCCTCTTTTTATTACAACCTACTCCAGCGTCAGCAAGGCGCGAGCCATTACGCTCAGGCCATGGTCAAAGTCAGCGATTTTGATACGGCTAACAAGTTAATCCCTCAGTTACAAAAGACATTAGACATACGCTACCCACAGGCGCAAATTATTGTGCGTAAACTTGAGCAGGGCCCGCCCTTTAATGCTCCTGTTGAGGTACGCATTTTTGGCCCCAATCTCGATCAACTCAAACTGCTAGGCGAGCAAGTACGCAAGTTGCTGTCAGAGACTGCAGATGTGATCCACACTCGCGCCACCTTAAGTGCTGGCGCTCCTAAGGTTTGGCTACAGATTGATGAGGATGCAAGCCTGATGAGCGGCCTGTCTTTGACCGATATTGCCAAACAAGTGGAGATGGCCACCACAGGCATTAACGGCGGCAGTATCTTAGAGCAAACTGAGTCCTTGCCCGTAAGAGTCAGACTCAATGACAGCACCCGAGAAGAACAGACCAAACTGGCCGAAATCACCTTAGTTTCTAGCCAAGGTAAAGGCATTCCACTGTCAGCAATCTCAAGCAGCGAAATAGAGGTCAGTCGCGGCGCTATTCCTAGGCGTGATGGCCAGCGAGTCAATACCATTGAGGCCTATATCACCTCAGGCGTATTGCCACAAACCGTGGTGGATAGCGTGAGTGCAAAATTGTCAGACATTGCCCTACCCAGCGGTTATCGCTTAGAGCTAGGTGGTGAGAGCGCTAAACGCAACGAGGCCGTCGGCAATCTCATGTCGAACCTGGTACTGGTGGTCACTTTACTGCTGGCCACGGTCGTGTTGTCGTTTAATTCGTTTAGGCTTACCGCAATTATCTTATTCAGTGCCATGCAATCTGCGGGCTTAGGTTTACTGGCGGTATACAGCTTTGGATATCCGTTTGGTTTCACCGTGATAATTGGCTTGTTGGGTCTTATGGGGCTAGCGATTAATGCGGCGATTGTGATTTTAGCCGAGCTTGAAGAGGTGCCTAAGGCGCGAGCCGGAGACAAACAGACGATAGTTGACTTGGTTACCAGCTGTGGTCGTCATATCGGCTCCACAACCATTACCACGATAGGCGGGTTTTTGCCGCTGATTATTGCAGGTGGCGGTTTCTGGCCACCCTTTGCTATTGCCATTGCCGGCGGCACTTTACTTACCACATTACTGTCTCTTATCTGGGTACCGACTATGTACCATCTGCTGATGAGACCCAAACGTCTTAATCAACAGAGCCAGAATAAACAGCAACTTAGGCAACAACACCTTAGTCAACAGGGCCTTAACCAGCCTGTTTAG
- a CDS encoding chalcone isomerase family protein: MKSLSTLLLATSVLATSVLVSSSLQAKEVSGVQLDDSVQLDGQTLILNGAGVRSKFFIDLYVGSLYVPTALDSAQAVIDAPSAAVRLNITSGMITADKMKDAITQGFDDATDGNTTPIAAKIEQFMGLFSAEIVEGDQFTLLADKATGVTAYKNGQAQATIAGEDFRQALLKIWLGEQPAQDSLKEAMLGE, translated from the coding sequence ATGAAGTCCCTCTCTACCCTACTATTAGCAACCAGTGTGCTAGCAACAAGCGTGTTAGTTTCGTCGTCACTACAGGCCAAAGAAGTCTCGGGCGTACAACTAGATGATTCAGTGCAACTCGACGGCCAAACACTTATCCTTAATGGTGCAGGTGTGCGCAGTAAGTTTTTTATCGATTTGTACGTTGGTAGCTTATATGTACCTACTGCTCTAGATTCAGCCCAAGCGGTAATTGATGCGCCAAGCGCCGCCGTCCGTCTTAATATCACTTCAGGCATGATCACTGCCGATAAGATGAAAGATGCGATAACACAAGGTTTTGATGATGCAACCGATGGCAATACAACGCCGATTGCCGCAAAAATTGAGCAGTTTATGGGGCTATTTAGCGCTGAGATTGTTGAGGGTGACCAGTTTACCCTACTTGCAGATAAAGCGACCGGCGTAACGGCTTATAAGAATGGTCAGGCACAAGCGACAATCGCTGGCGAAGACTTCCGCCAAGCACTGCTTAAGATCTGGTTAGGTGAGCAGCCTGCCCAAGACAGCTTAAAAGAAGCCATGTTAGGCGAGTAA
- a CDS encoding methyl-accepting chemotaxis protein, with amino-acid sequence MNYKNWPIAKQIGLLALLLTVVVFGFLGCVSYLTASDVLRDKGISAMKAQTEGTADLIELQYESLLSLAKRNADVFRSMYPGDFYKPNKTVRVMGVETPALRHKKEQINASKSKVDRYSNLTGGNATVFVRDGDNFIRISTSLKKSDGKRALGTNLDKDHPAYSAALKGQSYEGYAQLFGKDYMTIYRPIKNSGGETIGILYIGFDISSSLIQLREAINKLQLEESGSYLLVHKSDLTVISHPQHQPGEKVSTELLGGLSIEQALTHQGSWEYTNNHGAKAYAYTINIPGWDWSLIGQVDAAELNEESVSLLNINMAVSVIGMIVITLLLSQVLIRALKPLGCLQGQLEKLGAGDLSQTFTAINTNSKNEVDLITNSTSKMATNLRELILALQQSVTALQAHSNHTQETARLNGEEAQSLMAQTDQIATAIEEMSASVRDVANHASEGATMSQRVDDAAKGGQTNLNDLVNGLQSLSNQLTDSHNSVEIVNKESQAISKITEVINSIAEQTNLLALNAAIEAARAGEQGRGFAVVADEVRTLAQRTQTSIAEISQTITQLQSQVKFTTEQMNQSNELGDVSAAQGNEAIAQLLEINTSIAELAATSTSIASATEQQSAVAEEITRNLHQITELARDGEQRAGESVDSAESLATIANEINAKISVFKA; translated from the coding sequence ATGAATTATAAAAATTGGCCAATAGCCAAACAAATAGGCTTACTCGCTTTACTACTAACCGTAGTCGTTTTTGGTTTTCTCGGTTGCGTCTCCTACTTAACCGCCTCCGATGTACTAAGAGATAAAGGGATCAGCGCTATGAAAGCGCAAACGGAAGGCACTGCAGACTTGATTGAGCTGCAATATGAAAGCCTACTTTCACTCGCCAAACGTAATGCCGATGTATTTCGCTCTATGTACCCAGGTGACTTCTATAAACCGAATAAAACCGTCAGAGTGATGGGAGTAGAGACTCCAGCACTGAGGCATAAAAAAGAGCAGATCAACGCATCAAAAAGTAAGGTCGATCGTTACTCCAACCTTACTGGCGGCAACGCGACCGTATTTGTCCGAGACGGTGATAACTTTATCCGCATCTCCACCTCGCTTAAGAAATCAGACGGCAAACGTGCTCTTGGCACTAACTTAGATAAAGATCACCCAGCCTACAGCGCCGCCTTGAAAGGTCAGAGCTACGAAGGTTACGCCCAGCTATTTGGCAAAGATTACATGACCATTTACCGCCCGATTAAAAACAGTGGCGGCGAAACGATCGGCATCTTGTATATCGGGTTCGATATCAGTAGCTCGTTAATTCAATTACGCGAGGCTATTAATAAACTACAACTGGAAGAATCTGGCAGTTACCTGCTGGTTCATAAGTCAGATTTAACGGTTATTTCTCACCCTCAGCATCAACCCGGTGAAAAGGTCTCAACTGAACTGCTCGGCGGCCTCAGTATAGAACAAGCGCTAACTCACCAAGGCTCATGGGAATACACCAACAACCATGGCGCTAAGGCATACGCCTACACCATTAATATTCCGGGTTGGGATTGGTCGCTAATCGGTCAAGTCGATGCCGCAGAGCTTAATGAAGAGAGCGTCAGCCTACTTAATATCAACATGGCCGTCTCTGTGATTGGCATGATAGTGATAACGTTACTGCTATCGCAAGTATTGATAAGAGCACTTAAACCTCTAGGCTGCTTGCAAGGTCAATTAGAGAAGTTAGGAGCTGGCGATCTTTCTCAAACCTTTACCGCAATCAATACCAATAGCAAAAACGAGGTCGATCTGATCACCAATAGCACCTCTAAGATGGCAACCAACTTAAGAGAGCTGATCCTAGCACTACAGCAATCTGTTACCGCGCTGCAGGCTCACTCTAACCATACCCAAGAAACTGCCCGTCTTAATGGTGAAGAGGCGCAGTCGCTAATGGCACAAACAGATCAGATAGCCACTGCCATCGAGGAGATGTCAGCTTCGGTACGTGACGTAGCAAACCATGCCAGTGAAGGCGCGACAATGAGCCAACGGGTGGACGATGCGGCTAAAGGAGGCCAGACAAACTTAAACGATCTGGTTAATGGCCTACAAAGCTTGAGTAACCAGTTAACCGACAGCCACAATAGTGTAGAGATCGTCAATAAAGAGAGCCAAGCAATTAGTAAGATAACCGAGGTGATTAACAGCATTGCCGAGCAAACCAATCTTCTTGCGCTAAATGCGGCAATTGAAGCCGCTAGAGCAGGCGAGCAAGGCCGTGGCTTTGCCGTAGTCGCCGATGAGGTGCGCACTCTCGCCCAACGCACGCAAACCTCTATCGCCGAGATCTCTCAAACCATCACTCAGCTGCAATCCCAAGTAAAGTTCACTACTGAGCAGATGAATCAAAGTAATGAACTGGGGGATGTATCTGCGGCGCAAGGCAACGAAGCGATTGCTCAGCTGCTAGAGATCAACACCAGTATCGCAGAGCTCGCAGCAACCTCAACCAGTATCGCCAGTGCCACTGAGCAGCAAAGCGCCGTCGCGGAAGAGATCACCCGTAATCTGCATCAAATCACCGAGCTTGCAAGAGACGGTGAGCAACGTGCTGGAGAGAGTGTCGATTCGGCAGAAAGCCTAGCGACAATAGCTAACGAGATTAATGCTAAGATCAGCGTGTTTAAGGCGTAA
- the cydX gene encoding cytochrome bd-I oxidase subunit CydX produces MWYFAWILGVLLACSFGIINALWLETTENMDRDAETED; encoded by the coding sequence ATGTGGTATTTCGCTTGGATTTTAGGCGTATTGTTAGCCTGTTCTTTTGGTATTATCAACGCCCTATGGCTTGAGACGACTGAGAACATGGACCGTGATGCAGAGACTGAAGATTAA
- a CDS encoding YdcH family protein, with product MLGENHLLTHEFPEYLSAIIELKTSNYKFCELAKRYHQLDHQIRGLEKNEVPTSDEHFIELKAERAVLKDELYRLLVAHSKQAG from the coding sequence ATGTTGGGCGAAAATCACCTACTTACCCATGAGTTTCCAGAATACTTGTCCGCTATTATCGAACTCAAAACCAGCAATTATAAGTTTTGCGAGTTGGCGAAACGCTATCATCAACTCGATCATCAAATTCGTGGACTAGAAAAAAATGAAGTGCCCACCAGTGATGAGCACTTCATCGAATTAAAAGCCGAGCGTGCTGTGCTTAAAGACGAGCTTTACCGCTTGCTAGTGGCTCACTCTAAACAGGCTGGTTAA
- a CDS encoding efflux RND transporter periplasmic adaptor subunit yields MNIKRVITRQKLLISLVAVTFLPGCQESPDEQTSAPSYQSVNAESLSLKQGYQFSQVFSGSVRAGNTTGIGFELAGKIKALGVDSGDKVKQGQLLAKLDTRLLMAEKNELTASLAQNKADLDLAKATLDRSLGLQKQGYVSEQQLDELKGQLSSLQAAKTRLNASLLANQLKIEKSDLLAPFDGVISKRSHNLGEVINVGSPVYTLIEHNNVQAYIGVPVEIAAQLKTGQTVAVTVRQRDYQASIAGIGAELDPVTRTVELRLTLPTNAKLINGELSYLNYNKVIDTQGYWVPLSALTDGVRGLWNIYIISPSDEQLFSIERRDVEIVYAAKDKAFIKGAISPDEQYVSQGLHKLVAGQLVTRQAKLATR; encoded by the coding sequence ATGAATATCAAGCGCGTTATCACTCGTCAAAAGCTGCTCATAAGCTTGGTAGCAGTTACTTTTTTGCCTGGATGCCAAGAGTCGCCAGACGAGCAAACTTCAGCGCCAAGTTACCAATCTGTTAATGCAGAGTCACTTAGCCTTAAACAAGGGTACCAGTTCAGCCAAGTGTTCTCTGGCAGTGTTCGAGCCGGTAATACCACTGGAATTGGCTTTGAGTTAGCGGGGAAGATTAAAGCCCTCGGCGTCGATAGTGGTGACAAGGTTAAACAAGGCCAGCTACTGGCAAAACTTGATACCCGACTATTGATGGCCGAAAAAAATGAGCTAACAGCCAGCCTAGCGCAAAATAAGGCCGACTTGGATTTAGCCAAAGCAACATTAGATCGCAGCTTAGGCCTACAGAAACAAGGTTATGTATCAGAGCAACAACTCGATGAACTCAAAGGTCAGTTGAGCAGCTTGCAAGCCGCTAAGACTCGACTCAATGCCTCATTACTTGCCAATCAGTTAAAAATCGAGAAATCGGATCTACTGGCTCCATTCGATGGCGTTATCAGCAAGCGCAGCCATAACTTAGGAGAAGTGATCAATGTTGGCAGCCCCGTTTATACCTTAATTGAGCACAACAATGTACAAGCCTATATTGGCGTACCCGTTGAAATCGCGGCGCAGTTAAAAACCGGGCAAACCGTTGCTGTAACGGTAAGGCAGCGAGATTACCAGGCTAGCATTGCCGGTATTGGCGCCGAGCTCGATCCAGTAACACGAACCGTCGAGTTGAGATTAACCCTGCCAACCAATGCCAAGCTGATAAACGGTGAGCTTAGCTACCTTAATTACAATAAAGTGATAGATACCCAAGGCTACTGGGTGCCGCTTTCGGCGCTAACCGATGGCGTACGTGGGCTGTGGAATATTTACATCATTAGCCCATCGGATGAGCAACTCTTTAGTATCGAGCGCCGCGATGTTGAGATTGTCTATGCCGCCAAAGATAAAGCCTTTATCAAGGGAGCTATTAGTCCTGATGAGCAGTATGTTTCACAGGGATTACATAAACTCGTTGCAGGCCAGCTTGTGACTCGACAAGCAAAATTAGCGACGAGGTAG